The following proteins are co-located in the Stigmatella aurantiaca genome:
- a CDS encoding TonB-dependent receptor plug domain-containing protein, translated as MGLAAGNAEAQTKPKPTKRRPGTSKKAPPPPPAPVVAPPADDFGTDDPMTGSDAPSSTPAAGSVPPPSDYRTREPIPDSVLADPAPVPPPPAPVAAPAPKQTAVKPAQQDRVPPTAPFTDPASSRALPPPSGLAGLDLPDPAGDASSIEDSVNALLSEAVVTTASKRRQRIKDVPMTVAWIPAEELEGTGAFTLCEAIQYFPGLECRRGSMRKAAVSARGLGSNYLSNRLLLLKDGRPLTDPWTGQFYADETTPLSNLKQVEVIRGPGSSLYGSNAFSGVINLIERQPSDLIKEGRNVGFDGRVLAGQDSTFRVNATAAGRGGPVEALASYYGFGSDGPQLFNNPQTGLVDTNQDSQVHQISGKVKVGAFALDADFTDAEIGRPGGTQISTVGNCGRCHYTPSDTENVQNLNAAAQVDKQVSDNLRVFGQAYTLYKRRVVDQMNMITGKLEPALGKRRRYGAEARALLTAGDFNVTFGGDVKDDLVNNQNVLAGLTMDDTTQSILGGFVDAEYRPMSRLVLGAGVRYDAYLIPEQVWTERTNQLSPRASVVFHALPELTLRTNYGRAFRAPTLAELAINQQMYAATLLGNSALRAETLDTYEAAVDYWAFDRRMRLTATGFYNRAKNFINQNLVFGSTSQFQNIGDAQVVGFEAEVAAQLPAANSSFDVAYQYLDARSQPYGDGPSAQLDYAPRHRVYARARTNIGKVGFAEVYALYVGQRFDPGFLVESTGEVSRVKLPDYVTASARVGVNINEGVSVSLLGTNLFDSQYEESHGFPAPPRGVYSELKLRY; from the coding sequence ATGGGCCTGGCCGCCGGCAACGCCGAGGCACAAACAAAGCCGAAGCCCACCAAGCGCCGGCCGGGGACATCCAAGAAGGCCCCGCCGCCGCCGCCCGCGCCCGTGGTGGCCCCGCCGGCCGACGATTTCGGCACCGATGATCCGATGACGGGCAGCGACGCGCCGTCCTCCACGCCCGCCGCGGGCAGCGTGCCGCCCCCGTCCGACTACCGGACGCGCGAGCCCATTCCGGACTCCGTGCTGGCGGATCCCGCCCCCGTGCCGCCGCCGCCGGCCCCGGTGGCCGCGCCCGCGCCCAAGCAGACCGCGGTGAAGCCCGCGCAGCAGGACCGGGTGCCCCCCACGGCGCCCTTCACGGATCCCGCCTCGTCGCGGGCGCTGCCGCCGCCCTCGGGCCTGGCGGGCCTGGACCTGCCGGATCCCGCCGGGGATGCCTCCTCCATCGAGGACTCGGTGAACGCGCTGCTCAGCGAGGCGGTGGTGACGACCGCCTCCAAGCGCCGCCAGCGCATCAAGGACGTGCCCATGACGGTGGCGTGGATCCCCGCCGAGGAGCTGGAGGGCACGGGCGCCTTCACGCTCTGCGAGGCGATCCAGTACTTCCCCGGCCTGGAGTGCCGGCGTGGCTCCATGCGCAAGGCGGCGGTGAGCGCGCGCGGCCTCGGCTCCAACTACCTGTCCAACCGGCTGCTGCTCCTGAAGGACGGCCGGCCGCTGACGGACCCCTGGACGGGCCAGTTCTACGCGGATGAGACGACGCCGCTGTCGAACCTCAAGCAGGTGGAAGTCATCCGCGGCCCCGGCTCCTCGCTCTACGGCTCCAACGCCTTCAGCGGCGTCATCAACCTCATCGAGCGCCAGCCCTCGGACCTCATCAAGGAGGGCCGCAACGTGGGCTTCGACGGCCGCGTGCTGGCGGGGCAGGACAGCACCTTCCGCGTGAACGCCACGGCGGCGGGCCGCGGAGGCCCCGTGGAGGCGCTGGCCAGCTACTACGGCTTCGGCTCGGATGGCCCGCAGCTCTTCAACAACCCGCAGACGGGCCTGGTGGACACCAACCAGGACTCGCAGGTGCACCAGATCAGCGGCAAGGTGAAGGTGGGCGCGTTCGCGCTCGACGCGGACTTCACCGACGCGGAGATCGGCCGTCCCGGTGGCACGCAGATCTCCACCGTGGGCAACTGCGGCCGGTGCCACTACACGCCGAGCGACACCGAGAACGTGCAGAACCTCAACGCCGCGGCCCAGGTGGACAAGCAGGTGTCCGACAACCTGCGCGTCTTCGGCCAGGCCTACACGCTCTACAAGCGGCGCGTCGTGGATCAGATGAACATGATCACCGGCAAGCTGGAGCCGGCGCTGGGCAAGCGCCGCCGCTACGGCGCCGAGGCGCGCGCGCTGCTCACCGCAGGCGACTTCAACGTCACCTTCGGCGGCGACGTGAAGGACGATCTCGTCAACAACCAGAACGTCCTGGCCGGGCTGACGATGGATGACACCACGCAGAGCATCCTCGGCGGCTTCGTGGACGCGGAGTACCGGCCGATGAGCCGCCTGGTGCTGGGCGCCGGCGTGCGCTACGACGCGTACCTCATCCCCGAGCAGGTGTGGACCGAGCGCACCAACCAGCTCTCGCCCCGCGCCAGCGTGGTGTTCCACGCGCTGCCGGAGCTCACGCTGCGCACGAACTACGGGCGCGCCTTCCGGGCCCCCACGCTCGCCGAGCTCGCCATCAACCAGCAGATGTACGCGGCCACGCTCCTGGGCAACTCCGCCCTCCGGGCCGAGACGCTGGACACCTACGAGGCGGCGGTGGACTACTGGGCCTTCGACCGGCGCATGCGCCTGACGGCCACGGGCTTCTACAACCGCGCCAAGAACTTCATCAATCAGAACCTCGTCTTCGGCTCCACCTCGCAGTTCCAGAACATCGGCGATGCGCAGGTGGTGGGCTTCGAGGCGGAGGTGGCCGCGCAGCTGCCCGCCGCCAACTCCTCGTTCGACGTGGCCTACCAGTACCTGGATGCGAGATCCCAGCCGTACGGGGATGGGCCGTCCGCCCAGCTCGACTACGCGCCGCGCCACCGCGTCTACGCGCGCGCCCGGACCAACATCGGCAAGGTGGGCTTCGCCGAGGTGTACGCCCTGTACGTGGGCCAGCGCTTCGATCCGGGCTTCCTGGTGGAGTCCACCGGCGAGGTCAGCCGCGTGAAGCTGCCGGACTACGTGACGGCGAGCGCCCGGGTGGGCGTGAACATCAACGAGGGCGTCTCCGTGTCGCTGCTGGGCACCAACCTGTTCGACTCCCAGTACGAGGAGTCGCACGGCTTCCCGGCGCCGCCCCGCGGCGTCTACAGCGAACTCAAGCTTCGTTACTGA
- a CDS encoding serine/threonine-protein kinase translates to MRVGTVENQGSNASISRSRVGNISHVRVSGVIDETFPLSSTSPDLTGIVIVDLGCVDRISSFGVRKWIEFASKLPNGAISLYVVYAPPVVVDQLNMVEGFSGVSRVLSVLAPYTCRTCSEDRLRAINLVDDAQLISENRAPEHTCPVCAQSLEFADLPSEFFDYARRQHLGTVDPVVLRYLRLAAASEPLDLPSHLKTVQDDITYITLASVIRGDLNVRRLASGLEGRVAFDFSHVAKVELEGVVKLEQVLDTAAKGAQVVLCRVPPSVMGPLAKSGKPLPARLHSLWLPYECQNCGQLHHQRAHAADFVQQLRANEGQERPCVICGGASRLSNIPNLAQMLARLPLTDQPLEDVEALEAKALTQFLFGAVNAEAQAAGGGNHTDISSSNGGSKLQIIRRLGQGGMAEVFLAKQVGVKGFEKFVVMKKILAQFAENPEFVDMLFAEARANARLTHPNVVQTFDVGVTDGVAYILMEYVRGPDLKRLMNDLRRKGLALPMEHALRIVAETAAGLHYAHSYVDPAGNAHPVVHRDVSPHNVLISLDGAIKLSDFGIAKVQGEDHTQAGVLKGKISYISPEAAAGRPLDARNDVFALGVVLFELLTGTLPFRRDHDAASLNAVVREPAPVPSQLKPSIPQDVSDLILRALVKDPSRRTPSAAALREEIEAVMAHHRLNSSPAAVAQFFKDTLADRLAEYAPAVASSGSGSHPRIPAGATDASSARLAGAVANSGTGSGSRQNLTGSRPGTGATGSRASGSGPRAIPPSAPQAAPAESAPSASRGEARPAASPSRPSQVAMRPVSPATGAHPPVSSSTRSGIRAMPPAAPPPPAAPARPSTMVPSVAPPPARASTQMPSVQGSVPRSTQQIPTQSPPSRMAIPAVAPAPAPLPPPAPVPAASPLSQVSPAAVAAPRRSPRLWIALAVGAVLLAAVGVGAFFLFPSEEGIRVVNLRRGEHLYIDGHRIEGNLRLTQPEEVLVSTVLRGRVQRFGRMTIEDRLDVHSIPEVPMISGNTPGTLLSEPLPGCQLKAGDKTLSGDAPLKLSIEASKELQVFVSCPGQAERSQWVMAVPGQEVQLKLRGQP, encoded by the coding sequence ATGAGGGTAGGGACGGTGGAGAACCAGGGTTCGAACGCAAGCATCAGCCGATCCCGGGTGGGGAACATCTCCCACGTCCGGGTTTCTGGCGTCATCGACGAGACGTTCCCGCTGTCGTCCACCTCCCCGGACCTCACCGGCATCGTCATCGTCGATCTCGGGTGCGTGGACCGGATCAGTTCATTCGGTGTGCGCAAGTGGATCGAGTTCGCCTCCAAGCTCCCCAACGGCGCCATCAGCCTGTACGTGGTCTACGCCCCCCCGGTGGTGGTGGACCAACTCAACATGGTGGAGGGCTTCTCGGGCGTCTCGCGCGTCCTGTCGGTGCTGGCGCCCTACACCTGCCGCACGTGCAGCGAGGACCGGCTGCGCGCCATCAACCTCGTGGATGACGCGCAGCTCATCTCCGAGAACCGCGCCCCGGAGCACACCTGCCCGGTGTGCGCCCAGTCCCTGGAGTTCGCGGACCTTCCCAGCGAGTTCTTCGACTACGCGCGCAGGCAGCACCTGGGCACCGTGGACCCGGTGGTGCTGCGCTACCTGCGCCTGGCCGCCGCCTCCGAGCCCCTGGACCTGCCCTCGCACCTGAAGACGGTCCAGGACGACATCACCTACATCACCCTGGCGAGCGTCATCCGGGGCGACCTCAACGTGCGCCGGCTGGCCTCGGGCCTGGAGGGGCGCGTCGCGTTCGACTTCTCGCACGTGGCGAAGGTGGAGCTCGAGGGCGTGGTGAAGCTGGAGCAGGTGCTGGACACGGCCGCCAAGGGCGCCCAGGTGGTGCTCTGCCGGGTGCCGCCCTCGGTGATGGGCCCGCTGGCCAAGTCCGGCAAGCCGCTGCCGGCGCGCTTGCACTCCCTGTGGCTGCCGTACGAGTGCCAGAACTGCGGCCAGCTGCACCACCAGCGCGCCCACGCCGCGGACTTCGTCCAGCAGCTGCGCGCCAACGAGGGCCAGGAGCGCCCCTGCGTCATCTGCGGCGGCGCCTCGCGGCTGTCCAACATCCCCAACCTGGCGCAGATGCTCGCGCGCCTGCCGCTGACGGATCAGCCCCTGGAGGACGTGGAGGCGCTGGAGGCCAAGGCGCTCACCCAGTTCCTCTTCGGCGCCGTCAACGCCGAGGCCCAGGCGGCCGGCGGCGGCAACCACACGGACATCAGCAGCTCCAACGGCGGCAGCAAGCTGCAGATCATCCGCCGGCTGGGGCAGGGCGGCATGGCGGAGGTGTTCCTCGCCAAGCAGGTGGGCGTCAAAGGCTTCGAGAAGTTCGTGGTGATGAAGAAGATTCTCGCGCAGTTCGCCGAGAATCCCGAGTTCGTGGACATGCTCTTCGCCGAGGCCCGGGCGAACGCGCGGCTCACGCACCCCAACGTCGTGCAGACCTTCGACGTGGGCGTCACCGATGGCGTGGCGTACATCCTCATGGAGTACGTGCGCGGCCCGGACCTCAAGCGGCTGATGAACGACTTGCGGCGCAAGGGGCTGGCCCTGCCCATGGAGCACGCGCTGCGCATCGTCGCGGAGACGGCCGCGGGCCTGCACTACGCCCACAGCTACGTGGACCCGGCGGGCAACGCCCACCCGGTGGTGCACCGCGACGTGAGCCCCCACAACGTCCTCATCTCGCTCGATGGCGCCATCAAGCTCAGCGACTTCGGCATCGCCAAGGTGCAGGGCGAGGACCACACGCAGGCGGGCGTGCTCAAGGGGAAGATCTCCTACATCTCCCCGGAGGCGGCCGCGGGCCGGCCGCTGGACGCGCGCAACGACGTGTTCGCCCTGGGTGTGGTGCTCTTCGAGCTGCTCACCGGCACGCTGCCGTTCCGCCGGGACCATGACGCGGCCTCGCTCAACGCCGTGGTGCGCGAGCCGGCGCCCGTGCCCTCGCAGCTCAAGCCGAGCATTCCCCAGGACGTGTCGGACCTCATCCTGCGCGCCCTGGTGAAGGACCCCTCGCGGCGCACGCCCTCGGCGGCGGCGCTGCGGGAGGAAATCGAAGCGGTGATGGCCCACCACCGCCTCAACTCCTCGCCGGCCGCGGTGGCCCAGTTCTTCAAGGACACGCTGGCGGACCGGCTGGCCGAGTACGCCCCGGCCGTGGCCTCCTCGGGCTCGGGCTCGCACCCGCGCATCCCCGCGGGCGCCACGGATGCGTCCTCGGCGCGGCTCGCCGGGGCGGTGGCCAACTCGGGCACGGGCTCCGGCTCGCGCCAGAACCTGACGGGCTCGCGGCCCGGCACGGGGGCCACCGGCTCGCGCGCCTCGGGCAGTGGTCCCCGGGCAATCCCCCCCTCCGCGCCGCAGGCCGCGCCCGCCGAGAGCGCGCCGAGCGCCTCCCGGGGCGAGGCCCGGCCCGCCGCGAGCCCCAGCCGTCCCAGCCAGGTCGCCATGCGCCCGGTGTCCCCGGCCACGGGGGCGCACCCCCCGGTGAGCAGCTCCACCCGCTCGGGCATCCGGGCCATGCCGCCCGCGGCCCCGCCGCCGCCTGCGGCCCCGGCCCGGCCGTCCACGATGGTGCCCTCGGTGGCCCCGCCGCCCGCCCGCGCCAGCACGCAGATGCCCTCCGTTCAGGGGAGCGTCCCGCGTTCCACCCAGCAGATCCCCACGCAGTCTCCCCCCTCGCGGATGGCCATCCCGGCGGTTGCGCCCGCCCCGGCGCCCCTTCCGCCCCCGGCCCCGGTGCCCGCGGCTTCCCCCCTGTCCCAGGTGTCTCCGGCCGCCGTGGCGGCCCCGCGGCGCTCACCCCGCCTGTGGATCGCCCTGGCGGTGGGGGCCGTGCTTCTGGCCGCCGTGGGGGTGGGCGCCTTCTTCCTCTTCCCTTCGGAGGAGGGCATCCGGGTGGTCAACCTGCGGCGCGGCGAGCACCTCTACATCGACGGGCACCGGATCGAGGGCAACCTGCGCCTGACGCAGCCCGAGGAAGTGCTCGTCTCCACCGTACTCCGGGGCCGGGTCCAGCGCTTCGGCCGGATGACGATCGAGGACCGCCTGGACGTGCACTCCATCCCCGAGGTGCCGATGATTTCGGGCAACACCCCCGGCACGCTCCTCTCGGAGCCCCTGCCAGGGTGCCAGCTGAAGGCCGGCGATAAGACGCTGTCCGGGGATGCGCCCCTGAAGCTGTCCATCGAGGCGAGCAAGGAGCTGCAGGTGTTCGTCTCCTGCCCGGGCCAGGCGGAGCGCTCGCAGTGGGTGATGGCGGTGCCTGGCCAGGAGGTCCAGCTGAAGCTCCGGGGCCAGCCGTGA
- a CDS encoding c-type cytochrome, translating to MVKKILIGIGGLVALVVVAAVALFLVASSKLSATVEAPLPPITAATDAQSLARGKHIFETICYDCHVQDSSNRAAGGVMPDLPKAFGAVITANLTSHPTAGIQGVSDGHLARAIRFGVRRDGHRMVTMPLFGMSDEDLAAVLGFLRSNDEIVAPDERVQPAPQLSPVGKLALGMGLAPVPTWPASGIKAPPKGPTVEYGAYLANEVYVCAECHTPGVDGAKARGPDAFKGGFKFVDTPEGGIYSTNITFGETGLAKYTLPEFSRALQHGINREGIPLRLPMVRVRNLDDVDVQALYTFLQSVPKAEATLPEDAAPRVKADLSAGPEKLFSQLGCALCHGEGAKYHERIKPAVGKPAAEVARWIRNPEATLPGTQMPTYHDLLNDEQALELATWVQTYAAKIP from the coding sequence ATGGTTAAAAAGATCCTGATCGGCATAGGTGGATTGGTCGCGCTGGTGGTGGTGGCGGCCGTGGCGTTGTTCCTGGTGGCGAGCTCGAAGCTCTCGGCGACCGTCGAGGCGCCGCTGCCCCCCATTACCGCGGCCACGGACGCGCAGAGCCTCGCGCGCGGCAAGCACATCTTCGAGACCATCTGTTACGACTGCCACGTGCAGGACAGCAGCAACCGCGCCGCGGGTGGCGTGATGCCGGACCTGCCGAAGGCCTTCGGCGCCGTCATCACGGCGAACCTGACGTCGCACCCGACGGCGGGCATCCAGGGCGTGTCGGATGGGCACCTCGCCCGGGCGATCCGCTTTGGCGTCCGCCGGGATGGGCACCGCATGGTGACGATGCCGCTGTTCGGCATGTCGGACGAGGATCTCGCGGCGGTGCTGGGCTTCCTGCGCTCCAACGACGAGATTGTCGCTCCGGATGAGCGGGTGCAGCCCGCCCCCCAGCTGTCGCCGGTGGGCAAGCTCGCGCTCGGCATGGGCCTGGCGCCGGTTCCCACCTGGCCCGCCTCGGGCATCAAGGCGCCTCCCAAGGGGCCCACCGTGGAGTACGGCGCCTACCTGGCCAACGAAGTCTACGTGTGCGCCGAGTGCCACACGCCCGGCGTGGACGGCGCGAAGGCGCGCGGGCCGGACGCCTTCAAGGGCGGCTTCAAGTTCGTGGACACCCCCGAGGGCGGCATCTACTCCACCAACATCACCTTCGGGGAGACGGGCCTGGCGAAGTACACCCTGCCGGAGTTCTCGCGCGCGCTGCAGCACGGCATCAACCGGGAGGGCATCCCCCTGCGCCTGCCGATGGTGCGCGTGCGCAACCTGGACGACGTGGACGTGCAGGCGCTCTACACCTTCCTCCAGTCGGTGCCCAAGGCGGAGGCCACGCTGCCCGAGGACGCCGCGCCGCGCGTGAAGGCGGACCTCAGCGCCGGGCCCGAGAAGCTCTTCAGCCAGCTGGGCTGCGCGCTGTGCCACGGCGAGGGCGCCAAGTACCACGAGCGCATCAAGCCCGCGGTGGGCAAGCCCGCCGCCGAGGTGGCCCGGTGGATCCGCAACCCGGAGGCCACGCTGCCGGGCACCCAGATGCCCACCTACCACGATCTGCTCAACGACGAGCAGGCGCTGGAGCTGGCCACCTGGGTCCAGACCTACGCCGCCAAGATTCCGTAA